The following are encoded together in the Patescibacteria group bacterium genome:
- a CDS encoding cohesin domain-containing protein, whose translation MAPQEAVAQATPSASLYFSPASGTLEVNKPFSISLMVKTGGNAINLIEANLSFSKNLQVISLSKSGTILSLWFNEPSFSNPNGTISFSGGIPNPGFNGSGRVLTINFKVKSAGSAWVTISSAQVLANDGFGTNILKNTSQANFTLYETGLPKPAQPPPLQPVKPEPPSKVKIFSSTHPEETKWYQEKNIILSWTWQSGITDYSYILDQKPETVPDNSGEGLNTSTAYLNLNEGIWYFHLKAKNEAGWGETNHFKIQIDTTPPVDLQITVDEGHFTYNPAPTLRFSAKDELSGTDYYTVKILENPPIQVKENYLQIPKQKPGDLSIAVRAYDKAGNYSEKNLMITIEPIPIPKINYYQKELLVSETLGSLVVRGIGLPGAKIKLYLNHESGKTLSAEEEVQENGHWGITYSQVLLPGQYSGYAIAMIGEEESRPSKEIEVKVVKNGLRFLFWIIPPTMVWSLIAGLAIWALGVSLTLCLGIKRKFRKCDFYLRKFLSSERNQNQ comes from the coding sequence TTGGCACCCCAAGAGGCAGTCGCTCAAGCCACACCTTCAGCCAGTCTTTATTTTTCCCCAGCCAGTGGTACCCTTGAGGTCAACAAACCATTCTCTATCTCTTTGATGGTTAAGACAGGCGGCAATGCGATTAATTTGATTGAGGCCAATCTTTCTTTTTCAAAAAATTTACAGGTTATCAGTCTTTCTAAATCAGGAACAATCCTGAGTCTATGGTTTAATGAACCAAGTTTTTCTAATCCAAACGGGACGATTTCTTTTTCCGGCGGTATTCCCAATCCTGGCTTTAATGGCAGTGGTCGAGTTCTCACCATTAATTTTAAAGTCAAATCAGCTGGTTCGGCTTGGGTTACAATTTCTTCAGCTCAGGTTTTAGCTAATGATGGCTTTGGTACCAATATTTTAAAAAACACTTCTCAGGCAAATTTTACCCTCTATGAAACTGGTCTACCCAAACCTGCTCAACCGCCACCCCTTCAGCCAGTTAAGCCAGAACCGCCCTCCAAAGTAAAAATCTTTTCCTCAACTCATCCTGAGGAAACAAAATGGTATCAAGAAAAAAACATCATTTTAAGCTGGACGTGGCAAAGTGGGATTACTGATTACAGTTATATTTTAGACCAAAAACCAGAGACGGTGCCTGATAACAGTGGTGAGGGCTTAAACACTTCCACCGCTTATTTAAATTTAAACGAAGGAATTTGGTATTTTCATCTCAAAGCCAAAAATGAGGCTGGTTGGGGAGAAACTAATCATTTTAAGATACAAATTGATACCACACCACCGGTTGACTTACAGATCACCGTTGACGAAGGTCATTTTACTTATAATCCAGCACCTACTCTTCGTTTTAGTGCTAAAGATGAACTCTCTGGCACTGACTATTACACTGTAAAAATATTAGAGAATCCACCAATTCAAGTGAAAGAAAATTATTTACAAATACCAAAACAAAAACCGGGCGATCTTTCAATCGCTGTCAGGGCCTATGATAAAGCCGGAAATTATTCAGAAAAAAATTTAATGATTACGATTGAACCGATTCCCATTCCAAAAATTAATTACTATCAAAAGGAACTTTTAGTCAGCGAGACGTTAGGAAGTTTGGTCGTCAGAGGAATAGGTTTACCTGGTGCAAAAATCAAACTTTATTTAAATCACGAATCAGGCAAGACTTTAAGTGCAGAAGAAGAGGTTCAAGAAAATGGTCATTGGGGCATTACTTATTCTCAAGTCCTTTTGCCGGGCCAATATTCTGGCTATGCCATTGCCATGATTGGTGAAGAAGAGTCTCGTCCTTCTAAAGAAATTGAGGTCAAGGTAGTGAAAAATGGTCTGCGTTTTCTTTTCTGGATTATTCCACCAACGATGGTCTGGAGTCTTATTGCCGGTTTAGCTATCTGGGCTTTAGGGGTTTCTTTGACGCTTTGTTTAGGGATCAAAAGAAAATTTAGAAAATGCGATTTTTATCTGCGCAAATTTTTATCTTCTGAAAGAAACCAAAATCAATAA